TCGCCAGCGGCACGATCAGCTGAGCCGGACGTGGGAAGGGCTGAGCGGACCGCTCAGCCGCGTTCGATCGTGAGCACGCGGAAGCCCTTTGACGACCCTGTCCGAGTGACCGAATACCCGTCGCCGAGCATCCCGGCGATCCACTTCTGCAGGGAATCGGCACCGAGGTTCTTCGACACGACGAGGTCGGCCTGCCCGCCAGGAGCCAGGCGCGGCAGCCATGTCTCCAGTAGTTCGTGCAGCGCTTCCTTGCCGATGCGGATCGGCGGATTCGAGCGGATCGCAGCGAACTGCAGGTCCTCTGGAACATCTGCGGCCGTGACGGTGTTGATCGTCTCGAGTCCCAGCCTGCGCGCATTCGCCGCGGTGGTCTCCAGGGACCGGGAGTTGACGTCGAGTGCCCACACTCGCACAGCCACCTCGGCGGACTGGGCATCCAGGGCCGTGTGCAGGGCGATCGGCCCCCAACCGCAGCCGAGGTCGAGGATATCCCCGGCCGGCGGCTGAGGCAGATGCCGCAGCAGAACGGCCGTCCCGAGGTCGAGGCGAGTGGGCGAAAAGGTGCCTGATACGGTTTCGACGGTGACGGCGCGGCCGGCCAACTCGAGGTTCAGCTCCCGCGACTTGGCTTCGCTGCTCGGCGATTCGGTGAAATAGTGCTCTGACACAGTTTCAGTCTAGACGGCTGTGGGAGAATTGATGGACACCACTGTCGGTGCGAATGGCCGCCGACGGCACAGAACAAAGGAATGAATGACGTCTGAAGACAAAGAGCGTCGCAACGCGATGCTCGACCGTGTGCTCTCCCGAGGCGCCCAAGCCCTCGATGATCACGACACCACCCCCGAGGACGACCAGTTCGACCTCGCCGAGCGCGCCGCGCTCACCCGCGTCGCCGGACTCTCCACCGAGCTCGAAGACATCACCGAGGTCGAATACCGACAGGTCCGCCTCGAACGCGTCGTCCTCGCCGGCATCTGGAACGGCACCCAGGCCGAAGCCGAGAACTCGATCCGCGAACTCGCCGCCCTAGCCGAAACCGCCGGTTCCGAAGTCCTCGACGCGCTCATCCAGCGTCGCGATAAGCCCGACCCAGGCACTTACCTCGGCAAAGGCAAGGCCGCCGAGCTCGCCGAGGTCGTCGCCAGCGTCGGCGCCGACACTGTGATCATCGACTCCGAACTCGCTCCCAGCCAGAGGCGCGGACTCGAGGACGTCATCAAGGTCAAGGTCGTCGACCGCGTCGCGCTCATCCTCGACATCTTCGCCCAGCACGCGAAATCCCGCGAGGGCAAGGCTCAGGTCGAACTCGCCCAACTCGAATACCTCCTGCCGCGACTGCGCGGTTGGGGTGAGTCGCTGTCCCGGCAGGCCGGTGGCCGCGTGGCAGGCGGTGCCGGAATCGGCTCCCGCGGACCAGGTGAGACGAAGATCGAACTCGACCGCCGCCGTATTCGCGCGCGTATGTCGAAGCTGCGCCGTGAGATCAACGCCATGGCGCCTTCCCGGGCGACGAAGCGGAAGAACCGCGCCCGCCACCACGTCCCGTCCGTCGCGATCGTCGGATACACGAACGCGGGCAAGTCCTCCCTGCTCAACCTGCTCACCAACGCCGAGGTGATGGTGCAGAACGCCCTGTTCGCCACCCTCGATCCGACCGTCCGCCAGGCCAAGACCGCCGATGGCATCGCCTTCACCTACACCGACACCGTCGGATTCGTCCGCAATCTGCCCCACCAGCTCGTCGAAGCCTTCCGCTCGACCCTGGAGGAGGCGGCCGGTTCGGATCTGCTCCTCCACGTCGTCGACGCCTCCCACCCGGATCCACACGGGCAGATCCAAGCCGTGCGCGACGTCCTCGGCGACGTCGATACTGGGGACATCCCCGAACTCCTTGTGTTCAACAAGTCCGATCTCGCCGAGGAAGCCGTGATCACCGGGCTGCGCACGGAGTATCCCGATGCGCAGTTCGTCTCCGCCGTATCGAAAGAAGGCATCGACGACCTCATCGAGGCCATCGAGAATCGTCTTCCCGTCCCGGACATCGACATGACCGTGCTCATTCCTTATGAACGCGGTGACCTCGTGTCGAAGATCTACGCCCTCGGTACGGTCGAACACGAATCGTACGGGACGGAGGGCACCAGTATGCAGGTCAAGGTGCCGGCCGAACTCGTCGACGAACTCCGCGAATTCCAACGTCCTGACCTGGTCATCGACGAGTGAAAGAAGTCGACAACCTCCTCGAATCCGCCGTCGGCGCCATCGGCGGATCGCCACGAGAAGGTCAGCAGGAGATGGCGCAGGCGGTCGCCTCGGCGCTGGACAAGGGAATCCACCTGCTTGTGCAGGCGGGAACCGGCACTGGAAAATCCTTGGCCTACCTTGTGCCCGCAGCCGAATACGCTACCCGCACCGGCGGGAAGGTCGTCGTGTCCACGGCGACCCTGGCCTTGCAGACGCAGATCATCCACCGCGATCTGCCCAGGCTGTTCAAAGCCGTGAAGAAGGACCTCGATCCGCTGCCCCGGGCGGCACTGCTCAAAGGGCGGCGGAACTATGTGTGCAAGCACAAGCTCGCCGGCGGATACCCTGACGAGGGGGAGGGGATGCTCTTCGACCTCGGTGCCGACGCTGAGGCGGGACGCAAACCCACCGAACGTTCGGGCCTGGGGGAGGAGATCCAACGGATTCGCATCTGGGAG
Above is a window of Brevibacterium siliguriense DNA encoding:
- a CDS encoding class I SAM-dependent methyltransferase; the protein is MSEHYFTESPSSEAKSRELNLELAGRAVTVETVSGTFSPTRLDLGTAVLLRHLPQPPAGDILDLGCGWGPIALHTALDAQSAEVAVRVWALDVNSRSLETTAANARRLGLETINTVTAADVPEDLQFAAIRSNPPIRIGKEALHELLETWLPRLAPGGQADLVVSKNLGADSLQKWIAGMLGDGYSVTRTGSSKGFRVLTIERG
- the hflX gene encoding GTPase HflX, with the protein product MTSEDKERRNAMLDRVLSRGAQALDDHDTTPEDDQFDLAERAALTRVAGLSTELEDITEVEYRQVRLERVVLAGIWNGTQAEAENSIRELAALAETAGSEVLDALIQRRDKPDPGTYLGKGKAAELAEVVASVGADTVIIDSELAPSQRRGLEDVIKVKVVDRVALILDIFAQHAKSREGKAQVELAQLEYLLPRLRGWGESLSRQAGGRVAGGAGIGSRGPGETKIELDRRRIRARMSKLRREINAMAPSRATKRKNRARHHVPSVAIVGYTNAGKSSLLNLLTNAEVMVQNALFATLDPTVRQAKTADGIAFTYTDTVGFVRNLPHQLVEAFRSTLEEAAGSDLLLHVVDASHPDPHGQIQAVRDVLGDVDTGDIPELLVFNKSDLAEEAVITGLRTEYPDAQFVSAVSKEGIDDLIEAIENRLPVPDIDMTVLIPYERGDLVSKIYALGTVEHESYGTEGTSMQVKVPAELVDELREFQRPDLVIDE